TATAGGTTCTCAATATGCTTATGATAATGAGATGGATCTTGCGTTGGAAAGGGCACTTTGTTCACTGCTTGTGGGAGACATTAGCAACTGCAGAATTTGGCTTGCGATTGATAATGAATCCTCACCACATAGAGACCCCAAAATTGTAGAGTTTATTGTGAACAACTCTAGCATCGACCACCAGGAGAATGATCTTCTTCCAGGCCTGTGTAAGCTTTTGGAGACTTGGCTTGTCTCAGAGGTTTTCCCTAGGAGTAGAGATACTCGAGGCATGCAGTTTACACTTGGAGACTACTACGATGATCCAAAAGTTTTAAGCTACCTAGAAATGATGGAAGGTGGTGGTGCTTCTCATTtggctactgctgctgctatagCAAAACTCGGTGCTCAAGCTACAGCTGCGCTTGGTACCGTGAAATCAAGTGCTATCCAAGCATTCAACAAGATTTTTCCATTGATAGAACAGCTAGATCGATCAGCCATGGAGAATCCTAATGTTGGCCTTGAGGAATCTGTCAATAAATTTGACCAGAAAACTATTATGGGATTTGATATCCGTGATTCCAAAAATGCTGCCCTGAAGATTGTCGCTgccagtgcattatttgctctgatGACAGTAATAGGCCTGAAGTACTTGCCTCGTAACAAGGTGCTCCCTGCTATTGGAAGCGAGCATGAGTCCATGACAGTTGCTAATGTTGTTGACTCAGTTGATGGTAAGTAGACACTCCTTTACTTTCCAACTAGtaaaaaagggaagaaaaaaaaAACTCTGCTCATGTGTTACTACTGGTCATGCTTGATGTCTAATGACATTACATTTTTGAGATTGTAGCTTTGGGTTGACGTTTTCAACAAAGCTGTGTACCAAATGTTTGATCCATATACAAATTTGTTTCTGAAATCATAGTGCCTATATAGTATTAATTATATATTTATTTATTGAAGATGATGCACCAGATGAGCCAATACAGATTCCTAGAATGGATGCGAATCTGGCAGAAGGTATTGTTCGCAAGTGGCAGAGTATCAAATCCAAGGCCTTCGGATCAGATCATTCTGTGGAATCATTGCAAGCGGTGAGGTTCAAAACTTTGGCTGGCTGGTCCCGTGTTTCCACTGACAAGATACCACCATATGCAACCGGAGACACTTCAGATAGTCATATAGGTTACACTGTTCATACATATGCTTGAGTGATAGTAATCCTGTCAAGGCATAATTTCTCGAGAGTTATTTCCACTGCCAACTTATCGCCCTTACGACGGTAACTGAAAACTGGTATTTCCATGTTTCCCACAGGTTCTTGATGGCAACATGCTGAAGGTATGGAGGGACCGAGCAGCGGAGATCGAGCGCAAAGGCTGGTTCTGGGACTACACGCTGTCCGACGTGGCTATCGACAGTATCACCGTCTCCCTGGACGGACGGCGGGCGACCGTGGAGGCGACGATCGAGGAGGCAGGTCAGCTCACCGATGCAACCGACCCGAGGAACAACGATTTGTACGACACAAAGTACACCACCCGGTACGAGATGACCTTCACCGGGCCAGGAGGGTGGAAGATAACCGAAGGCGCGGTCCTCAAGTCGTCATAGGGCGTTCGGTGTGCAGTAGACCTTTGTTGATTGATCCCTCCCGTGTTCTTTTCGGTGTGTAAATAAGCAGTCTAGGCCCTTTTCAGTTTGGAAGATGGAGATAGTTTGGTTAGTCTGACGTGTGATCAGCGATGAGCTTTGTTTTTCCCTGTGTTGTATTCGGATTATTGCTAGCCTAGAAGATCCTTGAGTTGGGGATAAGAGAAACATGGTGCTGGGTTTGCCGCTGAAATTGTCTTTTTGATCTTTTACAAAACCCCTACGAAAAAAATAGGGGAATGTTATCGTGCTGACCTTCCTTGGGAAGGCATGGCAAAACGTAAGGTTTTTTATGGCAAATTTAGTTGCCACGGGGATGACAAACTTAGTTAGTAAGCACGGGAAATCctggcaaaaagaaaaaaatagagctGGAAGGATTTGCCATGCTTGTCAACTACTCTATTCACTGACAACAAAAACTGTCATGCAAATCGATCACAATTGCCATGCCTCTGAGTGGGCGTTAGCTTGTTACGAGGGTTAAAAAATTACACTCTTCATAAATAAATAGTTGTGACCCCTATTGAATTTCCTCCCGTCTCAATTGTTGTCACCACCTCCATGCAATCAGACTGCACCAGTAACCTCGTGCATCCAATGTCTCAAGCTAGGAGTCCATCTCTGAAAGCAAGGGCCTCAGTCGTCGGGGCATCATTGACGAATTCAATTGCTCGTCTAACATTGCCATGATCAGCTATGATAACCACTTCTGTAGCTCCCCGCTCTGTCATTGCAACAAAATCTGCCTGCGGTTTTTCCCATCCGTGGCATGCATTTCCTGAGCTTGATTTTTTAGCCCTGCTATAGTTCATGCTAGAATAGCGCAATTCCCGAGCTTGCTTTTTTAGCACTGCTATAATTCACGCAGAGTGCTAGAAGAGCCTGTGCTGATCGGGCCGGCACCTGGAAACTGGCGGTCGAATTTAGTGTTTTGACCTTTTGTGCAAAGCTTAGCCGGATTTGATCTTGGTTTTTAAAAAAAtcgggatctgacccttttccTACCACCGGGGTTGCTCGTTCTGGCGGTAGGATAACGGTAGGCTCCGTTAAGTGGATGTGTGGGATGACGTGGACTAAACCTCCTACCGTCGATATGGCTGGCGGTAGGTTGGTAAACCCTACCGCCCATATGGCAGGCGGTAGGATTCAAAACCCCACTCAAAACCCCCTATTGTACCTAGGTAGGGGGAAATCCCTGCGGTAGGCAGTGCAACCCTACCGCCAGGTTCTGCTCGGTGGTAGGCTGTTCACGACTACCGTTAGGGACTACGGCGGTGGGGTGGCACAATAGGGGTAAAACTACTGTATCTGAAAACAAAACTTCTTTTACGGTAGGGtatgcaaccctaccgccaggtACTATGGCGATAGGGTGTTGTCCCATTTAAATTTTTATTCTCTTTCTTCAAAACTTAatcattttaattcaaaaaattcaTCACACAGTAATATATTTTGCAAATCAAAATATTACGATCTCACACATCATGAAATGCATCACACATCGATATAAATGATAGTTCAACATAGCAAATAGTTTAACAAATCCATGATAGCAAATAGTTTAACTAGTTCAACATAGCAAATTGTTTAACAAATCCACGATAGCAAGTACTTGAACATAGCCAACAAGTTCTCCCTGAGCTCAACACAAAGCTAGTAGTTCGACATATGACCATACACTTGGTCTTCCTCCCCCTCTTAGTGGTACACTCCTCGTTTCTCTTTGAGTGGGCCTTGCTTTGTTGCTCGGCGATGAGGACGCTCTTTTCTGGAAAGGTGATGGGCTCAAAACATCCTTGTGTGGTTGAGATACCCTCTCTTGCCCTAGGTTGGCTGAGTGGGTGGAGGTTTGTCATTCTCATAGTACTCTTCCTCGTCacccccttcctcttctccctccgCTTCTCCTTCGGCTTGCTgctcatcctcttcttcctcgtcctccttAGCAATGTGAGACGACGAGGCGGCATGGCTAGAGGAACCTCCACCGACACAGCTAGATGAAGCAAGGGTACGTGTTGACAGAACATGAACATCAACCGAGCTAGCGCACCCAAGCATGCCCACTAGTTTGCGACAATGGTTCGCGAACGTCTGCAATAACAAGTAAACAAAAACATGATATGGATCAAGTTTGTGGTTATGGATATAGTGGTGACAAATACTATACTAGATTAAGATTATGACTAGTAGGCTCAAAGTAAGTGACAAAAACATGACATGGACCAATGTTGTGGTTACTCGAACATATGGCTAGGAGGCTCAAACTTACCTTCATCACTTCCCTCAGCTTGTTGTTAGATTCCGTCGTCCCAGGGTCATAGAGTAGCGCATCCGAGTCTTCGAAAATGCTTCTGTTCAACTCTGAAGCCTGCAAATATCAGCATCATGAATAAGTTAGTGACAATGACTAAAGTAGATTCTCATCTAAATGTTGGCTCAAAACAATTGAACACAACTTACCACCCTATTCAACGGGGGTGCaagggctggaccaaaagctcatagctcgcgagcttaatgagCACTCAATAGTTCGGCTCATTCAGCTCGgagctcgcttcttaatgaacagagccaatcatagatttcagctcgttaagcttaacgagcttaacgaacgagctaacgagtttcacgagtagctcgttaagctcgttagtaacaacatAACACATATTTTCATCTTACATGACAAACTTTTTGTAGCACCTCAGCCCATCAATTCAATCTAGtcgacatatgaggcaacaaactaGTGCATTTCTAGTGACCATATTTCATCTTGAAAACCACACCTACACATTCATCCTGTATATCGAAACACATTATAATCTATTAACAAGCGCTCGTgagcgctcacgagcttaacgagcttcaaacgagccgagtcgagcagggttttctgctcgttaatcttaacgagcttaacgagccgagccttaacgagcacgagcttaacgagccgagccttaacgagcacgagcttaacgagccgagctgctCGTTAGTCCACCCTTGGTGCATACTCCCTAAATTCACCTTCATTCTCTCTAATGTTGGCATTGTAGGCTTCATCCTCGGGGTCAGTCGGTTGTAGTGATGCGATATCCGTTGCCTTCCACTGTGGCCTCAGACGCACACGGTACTTTACGCCATCATCATACCATTGCAGATGTTGATCATACTCCTCCCAGTCAACAACCCTATTCTCTCCATCTTTGCGATACCTCATCTCGTTCCACGCTTTCACGTGCTTTGCGTGCTCTTCCCCTAGTCTGATATCGACTGACAATTCTTCCTACTCTTCCTGCAAGGCATAAGAAACAACAAAACATAAAACAACAGACCATACGAAAACATGGGATTAGAGATTAGTGCCATCTCACCAGTGAAGATTGAAACTACCAGTTGGGCTATGCTTTGGTGGGATGTGTTGGAATTTACAAAATTGCAAGGCCACATGTTGTGGGTAAGTGCCACTCGACAACATACACACATATCAATGGGACAATACACTGCCAGATAAGCCTGTCCTAAGTGCACATCATGTTCAGCTCGAAACTCCGGTTTGCTTCTCGATACGGACAGTAGTTAACCTGCAAAATGGTAACCAAAGATCAAACTTAAAAAGAAACATATAAAGATCATGACATTTGGTTTTGGTTCATGTAGGgttcaagttcatagcatcaaaaTAATAAGCAAAACCATTGGCTCAAATTCATAGGATGCAAGTAATTTACCTGCTGAATTGTCAGATTCTCCAGCTCATTGGTGAAGGCCTTGTACAACGCGGTGGCCTTGCCCGCGAAGACTTTAACCTTGTCCCAAGAGTACGCGACGGTCGGGTATTGTCGCCTTCTTCGCCATAATCCTTGATGCCGTCTAAGTTTTTCAGGATGATCCACCGGCaaccgctcccacatccaaatcgAGAGGGCCAAGGAAAATCCACACATACCAGACGTGGTTTCAGTCCTCTTCGTTGCATCATCCAGCTACAAATGCCAATTCATGATTAGATGACACAACTCAAAGAAGCATACACACATCCATGAATGAATATTAAGATATATTCTTACCGAATGATATAGGTACGCGAGGCTGGCAGATCCCGAGTTGTATTCTGCCTCCCAGTTGGCCAGAAAGTCCAGATACATCCATTGGGCAAGGTACCCTGAGCAGTCCAGAAACACCACCTATGTCAGAAGATACCACAAGTAGGTCCTTGCGTACTGCTCCATGGTCCGCGAGTTGGCATCTTGCGTGCATCCAAACCGCTTGTTCTGGATCCATATGAGTGGTACACCGGAAGTTTGATTATCCGAAGAGGCAGGGAAATCACTAATGAGCacgtgtaggaccttgagaagagctgtctagaggggggtgattagacactaagtaccaaagttgcagcttttagcaaatttaagtttaagtggagtttaggcacaagtttaacattcacaacatatggccagcaagcatgcaaagagtatatgagcagcggaaagtaaagcatgcaacttgcaagaatgtaaagggaagggttttggagaattcaaacgcaattggagacacggatgtttttggcgtggttccgataggtggtgctatcgtacatccacgttgatggagacttcaacccacaaagggtaacggttgcgcgagtccacggagggctccacccaagaagggtccacaaagaagcaaccttgtctatcccaccatggtcgtcgcccacgaaggaattgcctcactagtggtagatcttcacgaagtaggcgatctccttgcccttacaaactccttggttcaactccacaatcttgtcggaggctcccaagtgacacctagccaatctaggagacaccactctccaagaagtaacaaatggtgcgttgatgatgaactccttgctcttgtgcttcaaatgatagtctccccaacactcaactctctctcataggatttggatctggtggaaagaagatttgagtggaaagcaacttggggaaggctagagatcaagattcatatggtaggaatggaatatcttggcctcaacacatgagtaggtagttctctctcagaaataggatgctggaagtgtaggtttagtctgattggtctctccacgaatgaagaggaggtggaggggtatatatagcctccacacaaaatctaaccgttacacacaatttaccaaactcggtgggaccgaatcaacaaactcggtcggaccgatttagcaaatctagtgaccgttaggattttcggtgggaccgaaatgcaactcggtaggaccgatatggttagggttagggcataacgtaatctcggtgagaccgattacacaaactcggtgagaccgattttggtaattagctaaccagagagttggtcaggcaaactcggtgggaccgattactcaaactcggtgggaccgattttggtaataagttaaccagagagtttgcattgtaatctcggtagtaccgattgctcaaactcggtgagaccgattttgataatggacatacacagagagattacaatcccatctcggtgagaccgagatccctatcggtaagaccgatttgcctagggtttgtggcagtggctaagacatccaaactcggtggcgccggatagaaagaatcggtgtgactgatgttggctttgggtttaggtcaattgtggatgtgagaaagtagctgagggttttggagcatatcactaagcacatgaagcaagaggctcattaagcaacacctcatccctccttgatagtattggcttttcctatagactcaatgtga
Above is a window of Triticum aestivum cultivar Chinese Spring chromosome 6B, IWGSC CS RefSeq v2.1, whole genome shotgun sequence DNA encoding:
- the LOC123135848 gene encoding protein ACCUMULATION AND REPLICATION OF CHLOROPLASTS 6, chloroplastic isoform X1 — encoded protein: MEGLHNLLARPNSAPLAFSLPRPRRRPPAAACRAASRWADRLFADFHLLPAAAAAPEPPAAAPAGVSASPCVPLFPDAADRALPLQVDFYKVLGAEPHFLSDGVRRAFEARAAKPPQYGYTTDTLVGRRQILQIAHDTLTNQSSRTEYDRALSEDRDAALTLDVAWDKVPGVLCALQEAGEAQAVLAIGGHLLEDRPPKRFKQDVVLAMALAYVDLSRDAMAASPPDVIRCCEVLERALKLLQEDGAINLAPGLLSQIDETLEDITPRCVLELLALPLDEKHQNEHQEGLRGVRNILWSVGRGGIGTVGGGFSREAYMNEAFLQMTSAEQMDFFSKTPNSIPPEWFEIYSVALANVAQAIVSKRPELIMVADDLFEQLQKFNIGSQYAYDNEMDLALERALCSLLVGDISNCRIWLAIDNESSPHRDPKIVEFIVNNSSIDHQENDLLPGLCKLLETWLVSEVFPRSRDTRGMQFTLGDYYDDPKVLSYLEMMEGGGASHLATAAAIAKLGAQATAALGTVKSSAIQAFNKIFPLIEQLDRSAMENPNVGLEESVNKFDQKTIMGFDIRDSKNAALKIVAASALFALMTVIGLKYLPRNKVLPAIGSEHESMTVANVVDSVDDDAPDEPIQIPRMDANLAEGIVRKWQSIKSKAFGSDHSVESLQAVLDGNMLKVWRDRAAEIERKGWFWDYTLSDVAIDSITVSLDGRRATVEATIEEAGQLTDATDPRNNDLYDTKYTTRYEMTFTGPGGWKITEGAVLKSS